From a single Sinomonas atrocyanea genomic region:
- a CDS encoding LapA family protein: protein MQPAPARQGVSRAGATWTAVIAGLVVFILLVVFFIQNQDMVQVHFLGLIGPVPLGLALFIAAVAGGVLVAIAGAIRIIQLRAAARRARRGTAR from the coding sequence GTGCAGCCCGCGCCCGCGCGGCAGGGCGTGTCCCGGGCGGGAGCCACCTGGACCGCCGTCATTGCGGGGCTCGTGGTCTTCATCCTGCTCGTGGTGTTCTTCATCCAGAACCAGGACATGGTCCAGGTCCATTTCCTCGGTCTGATCGGGCCTGTGCCACTGGGCCTCGCCCTGTTCATTGCGGCGGTCGCCGGCGGCGTGCTCGTGGCGATCGCCGGGGCCATCCGGATCATCCAACTCCGGGCGGCCGCGCGCCGCGCGCGGCGCGGGACCGCACGGTAG